Part of the Aureitalea marina genome, AGTCCCTCGATCCGACTGTATTGCTCGTAGAGGTCAAAGTTTCCTATGGCCCGATCGTCATCCGGGTGGATGGTATGTCGTTGTTTTATCACATCGAAGACCTGAGTCTTCAGTTCTGTAATGGAAGAGCCGTCTTCTGCCGTAATGGCCATCCAGCCTACTCGATCTCCCCGGTTGAATGCCTGGGAGAATGAGGTGAAAGGAACATAGATCTCTTTCTGGTCTTCCTCGGAGTCGCCTCCCTGACCTTTTTTCTTATAGGTGCCTATTACAGAAAAATTGACCCCGTTGATCTTGATATAAGTCCCTATGGGATCTTCTCCGATCGCATACAAGGAAGTCTTAACTCCTTCTCCGATAACGGCTACTTTTCTTTTCTCGTTGATATCACCATAGTTGATAAAACGTCCACTGGTAATATCCATGGGTTGCTGCTCGATGATCTCCGGGTAATCTCCATATACGTTGAAGGCACCGGCATTCAAACCTCTCACCACATTGTTACTCCCGCCAAATCCACCTAATTGGTTTCGAGGGGAAACAAAGCGCATATTGGGAACATTGTCCTTGATGGCCTGAACATCTCCGATCTTATAACTGAATCGACGTCCTTTGGGCAAACCTTTGTAGGGCTTCGAAATGGTCTGTGTCCACATGAACATGGTGTTGGTGGCAATGCCATCGAAGTCGGACTTGACTCCGTTC contains:
- a CDS encoding ABC transporter permease, whose product is MSSLFSRDSWSEILEALSTNWFRTILTAFGVLWGIFILVVLLAAGKGLENGVKSDFDGIATNTMFMWTQTISKPYKGLPKGRRFSYKIGDVQAIKDNVPNMRFVSPRNQLGGFGGSNNVVRGLNAGAFNVYGDYPEIIEQQPMDITSGRFINYGDINEKRKVAVIGEGVKTSLYAIGEDPIGTYIKINGVNFSVIGTYKKKGQGGDSEEDQKEIYVPFTSFSQAFNRGDRVGWMAITAEDGSSITELKTQVFDVIKQRHTIHPDDDRAIGNFDLYEQYSRIEGLFFALKIIAYFVGTLVLLSGIIGISNIMLIVVKERTKEIGIRRALGATPWSIRGQVLLESIFLTIISGMAGISLGALVIYAINSVLDATGPVDMFMNPSVDISVVMTALIILIVSGLFAGFIPAQNAIRVKPVDALRTE